From Pyramidobacter piscolens W5455:
GCAGCCGCGGCATCACAAACTATCCGTTGATCATCAGGACGCTGGTCGAGGCGGTGAAAAGGCGCGGCGGCGAGCCCTTTATCTTCCCCGCCATGGGCAGTCACGGCGGCGCCACCGCCGAAGGGCAGAAAAACATGCTGGCCGGCCTCGGCATCACCGAAGAAACCATGGGCGCGCCGGTTCGCTCCACCATGGAAACGGTGCGGCTCGGCACGGCGGCCAACGGCCGCCCCGTCTATCTCGACAGCTACGCCGACGCGGCCGACGCCATCATCGTCGTCAACCGCGTCAAGCCGCACACGGGATTTCGCGGCGCGGTGGAGAGCGGCATCTGCAAAATGTGCGCCATCGGCATGGGCAAGCAGAAAGGCGCTGACTTCTGCCACGCCGAAGGCTTCGGGCGTATGGCCGAGAACATTCCCGCCATCGCCGCCGTAACGTTGGCCAAGAAGAACGTGCTCTGCTGCGTGGCCCTGCTGGAAAACGCCTATCACGAGACGGCGCAGATCGAGCTGATGCGCAAAGACGAAGTGCTCGAGCGCGAGCCGGCGCTGCTCAAGCGCGCCTGGGAGCTGCTGGCGAAGATCCAGCTCGACGAGTTCGACGTGCTGATCATGGACGAGATCGGCAAGAACATCGCCGGCACGGGCTTCGACACGAACGTGGTGGGACGCTACAACACGCCCTACGCCTCCGGCGGCCCGAAAATCACCCGCGTCGCCGCGCTCGACATCACCGACGTCTCGCACGGCAACGGCAACGGTCTGGGCATGCTCGACATGACCACCATGCGCGCCTACAAAAAGTTCAGCATGGAGCAAACCTATCCGAACGCCATCACTTCCACCGTGCCGCTGACGGTGAAGATCCCCATGGTGCTGAAGAGCGACCGCCAGGTCATCCAGGGGTGCGTCAAGACCTGCAACGTGCTCGACCCGTCGAAATTGCGCCTCGTGCGCATCAAGAACACCATTGCCCTCGACGAGATCGAAGTTTCCGAAGCTTTACTGCCGACGGTTGCCGCCCATCCGCACATGGAGGTTGTCGGCGCGCCGTACGAACTGAAATTTGACGCGGACGGCAACCTGTTCTAACCGCTCCGCAAAGAATCAGTATGAGATAAAAACGCCGCGGCCTGGTCAGCGCTGACCGAGCCGCGGCGTTTTTGTCATCGTGCGTTTTTCATGTTGAAGGAATCGTGTGACTGTCCGTGTTCGATGCGGGATGTTCCACGTGGAACTTTTTCTATGCCGCGGGTTCCGTGAACGTGAAGAAGACGCGCCCGCCGAAGGAGCGGCCCCATTGGTCGCGTCCGCCGAGCCAATAGTCGAAGGTTCCGGGCACGCCGGCCTTCTGCAAGTCGACGGCTTTGACGCGGACGGTCCAGCGGCCGCCGTCGGCCCGCAGCGAGCCGGCGACGGGGCGGATGCCCATGAGGCGGGCGTTGGTGCCGCCCAGCGTGAGCAGCAGCGACCCCTCGGCGGGGATCCGTCCGTCCGTGAGCGCGAAGCCGAATTCGATCTCTTCGGCGCTGTCCATCGCTGCGGCGGCGGGGAAAGCGCTCACGGCGACGGGGCGCAAGTTTTTCTGCTGCTCCGCCAGGTCGCGCAGCGCCTGCGCGGCGACGGCTTCGTCCCGTTCGCTCAGCAGCGTCACGGCGCGCGCTCTGTCGTGGAGCGTCGCGGCGCGCGCCTGCAGTTCGCTTTCGCTTCGCGCGAGGGTGTTTTCGTAGCTCCACAGCCAGCGCTCGTGCTCGTCGTGATGCTGCTGGAAGACCAGTTCGAAGAGGTTCTGGAAGTCGCGCAGCTTTTGCCAGCCGTCGTCGCGCCATGTCGCGATCTCCGCGTCGGGGCGGCAGTGAACGGCCAAAAGCGCCGGCGCTTCGTCTCCCATCGTGTCCAGCGCGGCGGGCACGCCGCAGAACGGGTGGAAGGGCAGATAGGGCAGTTCGCTGGGGCGTCCTGCGCACAGCCACATCGTCGTGGTCTCGGGACGATCCCGATCGCCGAAGACGGTGACGGACGATTCCATGGTCGTGCCCGTGCAGATGCGGCGGATCTCCGTGTCGTGCGGCGCGCCGCCGGGGAACTGCATACGCGCCCAGGCGGGGTCGAGGAACGAGCCTTCGTAGTAGCAGCGCAGGATTTCCATGACCTGTTCCACGGCGACGGGACGCTTCGGCACGACGGCGAAGGGGTAGCGGTCTTCGCGCCAGAAGGGGCTGCGCGTCAGGATCGAATAGCCGGCGGCGCTGCGGTACGTGTTGCCCGGCCCCATCCAGTCCTTTTCGGCCTGATAGGCACGCGCGAAGTCGAACGCGCCCTGAGCGGGATCGTACCAGCCTTTCTTTTGTGCGTACTCGACCAGATCGGGCGAGACGATGAAGTTGTCGCGGTCGTCGAAATTGATCTCGTGGATCGTATAGTAATTGGGAATGAACGCCGCCTCGCGGTCGCCGACGCGGCACGCGGCGTAACGGCGGCCGCTGACGACCTGGAGCATCCAGGCTTCGTCGGCGTCGGCGCAGGTGTAGGATCTTCCGGAAGAAACGTAGCCGTAGCGTTCGAGCATTTCGACGCCGATTTCCACGGCATGGCGGGCGGACGTCGCGCGCTCGGCCATGACGCGGCGCAGGTTAAAGCCGATGCCGCCCTCGCTGAGCCGCGAGGCGTCTTCGGGGTCTTCTTTGGAGTCCACGCAGCTGTTGCTGACGATCAGCACGCCCTGGTCGTTGTAGAAGGAATCGGCCGTCGACATGCCGCCGGCGGCGCCTTTCATCTCGCTCCAATAGAAGCCGTGCGTGTGCGCCGCCTGTGGGATGACGGCGTGCCCGTCTTCGGCGGGCAGCGTTTCGCCGGGAGCGTGGTCGGCGGCGGGGACACAGCCGTGTCGGTTGACGAGGCGTCCGCCGTCGTCTTCGTTGTGGCCGACGATCACATGCCCCGTCGGCGAAACTTCGCGCCCGATCACCACGGTCGTACAGGCGCGAGCCGCGGCGGGCAGCGCGATCAAAAGCGCCAGAGCCAGAATGACAAGATCCATGAAAAGCATCCTTTCCCGAAAAAATGATGGAATCGAAACAGCCTCTGCAAAAAAAGGAGAGGAAAAGTTTTCCCTCTCCTTTTCCGCCGCCGATTATAGAAAAACTTCGAGCGGACGTCAAAAATTTCAGCGATCAAAAAGGTGGCACTGCACCCAATGTCCCGGCGCGATCTCCCGTTCTTCGGGCACGCGCTGCGAGCAAACGGGCATGGCGCAGCGGCAGCGCGTGTGGAAGCAGCAGCCCGACGGCAGGTTCACGGCGCTGGGGATCTCGCCTTCCAGACCTTCGGCGTTGCGCATGTTGTGTCCCGTCAGCGTCGGGATCGAAGAGAACAGCGCCTTGGTGTAGGGATGCTGCGGAGACGCGAAGATCTGCTCCTTGCTGCCCTTTTCGACGATGCTGCCGAGATACATGACCGCCACCTGGTTGGAAATGTGCTTGACCACCGAAAGGTTGTGGGCGATGAACAGATAGGAGAAGTGGAACTCGTCTTTCAGGTCCATGAGCAGATTGAGGATCTGCGCCTGAATGGACACGTCCAGCGCCGACACCGGTTCGTCGGCGATGATGAATTCCGGCTCCACGGCCAGCGCGCGGGCGATGCCGATGCGCTGGCGCTGTCCGCCCGAAAACTGGTGCGGATAGCGGCTCGCCTGTTCGGGCCGGATGCCGACGCGGGACAGCAGGTCGAGCGCGCGGGCGCGCGCTTCCTTTTTGCTGCCGGCAACCCTGTGGAACAGCATCGGCTCCGTGAGGATCTCCATGACGTTCTGGCGCGGGTTCAGCGAGGCGTAGGGATCCTGGAAGATCATCTGCATTTTTTTGCGCAGCGGCAGCATCTCGTCCAGCGGAATATGCGCGATGTCCTGCCCGCGGTAGCGGACCGAGCCGCCGGCCGGTTCGATCAGGCGGATGATGCTGCGCGCGGCCGTCGATTTGCCGCAGCCCGATTCTCCGACGAGGCTGTAGACCTGGCCTTCTTCGAGGTCGAAACTGATACCGT
This genomic window contains:
- a CDS encoding lactate racemase domain-containing protein, with the protein product MSFIDEALDPIRIPRFVKVRQNFPRPCVPDPAGELRTGLETGRYLDSVAPGMTVAITAGSRGITNYPLIIRTLVEAVKRRGGEPFIFPAMGSHGGATAEGQKNMLAGLGITEETMGAPVRSTMETVRLGTAANGRPVYLDSYADAADAIIVVNRVKPHTGFRGAVESGICKMCAIGMGKQKGADFCHAEGFGRMAENIPAIAAVTLAKKNVLCCVALLENAYHETAQIELMRKDEVLEREPALLKRAWELLAKIQLDEFDVLIMDEIGKNIAGTGFDTNVVGRYNTPYASGGPKITRVAALDITDVSHGNGNGLGMLDMTTMRAYKKFSMEQTYPNAITSTVPLTVKIPMVLKSDRQVIQGCVKTCNVLDPSKLRLVRIKNTIALDEIEVSEALLPTVAAHPHMEVVGAPYELKFDADGNLF
- a CDS encoding C69 family dipeptidase yields the protein MDLVILALALLIALPAAARACTTVVIGREVSPTGHVIVGHNEDDGGRLVNRHGCVPAADHAPGETLPAEDGHAVIPQAAHTHGFYWSEMKGAAGGMSTADSFYNDQGVLIVSNSCVDSKEDPEDASRLSEGGIGFNLRRVMAERATSARHAVEIGVEMLERYGYVSSGRSYTCADADEAWMLQVVSGRRYAACRVGDREAAFIPNYYTIHEINFDDRDNFIVSPDLVEYAQKKGWYDPAQGAFDFARAYQAEKDWMGPGNTYRSAAGYSILTRSPFWREDRYPFAVVPKRPVAVEQVMEILRCYYEGSFLDPAWARMQFPGGAPHDTEIRRICTGTTMESSVTVFGDRDRPETTTMWLCAGRPSELPYLPFHPFCGVPAALDTMGDEAPALLAVHCRPDAEIATWRDDGWQKLRDFQNLFELVFQQHHDEHERWLWSYENTLARSESELQARAATLHDRARAVTLLSERDEAVAAQALRDLAEQQKNLRPVAVSAFPAAAAMDSAEEIEFGFALTDGRIPAEGSLLLTLGGTNARLMGIRPVAGSLRADGGRWTVRVKAVDLQKAGVPGTFDYWLGGRDQWGRSFGGRVFFTFTEPAA
- a CDS encoding ABC transporter ATP-binding protein; amino-acid sequence: MSCLLSVKNLEQRFDLDRSLLSQIRFEGGRVVRRKRIVHAVNGISFDLEEGQVYSLVGESGCGKSTAARSIIRLIEPAGGSVRYRGQDIAHIPLDEMLPLRKKMQMIFQDPYASLNPRQNVMEILTEPMLFHRVAGSKKEARARALDLLSRVGIRPEQASRYPHQFSGGQRQRIGIARALAVEPEFIIADEPVSALDVSIQAQILNLLMDLKDEFHFSYLFIAHNLSVVKHISNQVAVMYLGSIVEKGSKEQIFASPQHPYTKALFSSIPTLTGHNMRNAEGLEGEIPSAVNLPSGCCFHTRCRCAMPVCSQRVPEEREIAPGHWVQCHLFDR